A genome region from uncultured Roseibium sp. includes the following:
- a CDS encoding YeeE/YedE family protein, producing the protein MTDFTPVLSLIGGAIIGLATVALMAFHGRIAGINGIAAGLLARPGTGDWAWRAAFIAGMIASPMAILFATGQMPQITVPVEPVFLVIGGFLVGIGASLGSGCTSGHGVCGMSRLSVRSIVATLTFMTTGLITVYVMRHVIGG; encoded by the coding sequence ATGACGGACTTCACCCCCGTGCTGTCGTTGATCGGCGGCGCGATCATAGGTTTGGCCACTGTGGCTCTCATGGCTTTTCACGGGAGAATTGCCGGAATCAACGGCATTGCCGCCGGCCTTCTTGCGCGACCGGGAACGGGCGATTGGGCGTGGCGGGCTGCCTTTATCGCGGGTATGATTGCCAGTCCGATGGCCATTCTGTTTGCCACCGGGCAAATGCCGCAGATTACGGTTCCGGTCGAACCGGTCTTCCTGGTCATCGGCGGTTTCCTGGTCGGCATCGGCGCCTCGCTCGGCTCCGGCTGCACCAGCGGTCACGGCGTTTGTGGCATGTCGCGCCTGTCGGTGCGGTCGATCGTCGCCACCTTGACCTTCATGACAACGGGTCTGATCACGGTCTA
- a CDS encoding DUF1176 domain-containing protein: MAIWAAMAIGAVMVSGPVTPAHAQEGGTDIDLKLFGTKDLPSNPTGCHFALWQANRDPATDKYAYLFYLPFSEDGAPLKARMKIGDEFIELYEIAQSQEDTNGGLPRHSAYRSDNPRYRVLIELLKVGDGGSMAPVTEADIYVVRSKKFPFLAGARGEYGCPGKGPMKLEAPSPAEPPAEERSENSDAVKLPNMARWSGPTGLPLGPQRLLASLDEVPVPLRQALFKYAYQECDLAAPSAWNGASYVINSNYLLWELPCFTGAYQGSSAFGVTQNPPGDWANVLVLPTLPGNLADESYGVMNAQVFNEKGLITATEFGRGLGDCGVYKVFRLTDGPGEEIELELLEYREKIDCNGTANLPEIWPLVFRSY, encoded by the coding sequence ATGGCCATTTGGGCCGCGATGGCGATAGGCGCCGTGATGGTTTCGGGACCGGTAACACCGGCGCACGCGCAGGAGGGCGGGACGGATATCGATCTGAAACTGTTCGGTACCAAGGATCTGCCATCGAACCCGACCGGATGCCATTTTGCCCTGTGGCAGGCGAACCGCGACCCGGCAACCGATAAATACGCCTATCTTTTCTACCTGCCGTTTTCCGAAGACGGAGCGCCACTCAAGGCACGAATGAAGATCGGCGACGAATTCATCGAACTCTATGAAATCGCACAGAGCCAGGAAGACACGAACGGTGGCTTGCCGCGCCATTCTGCCTACCGCTCCGACAATCCCAGATACCGGGTTCTGATCGAACTTCTGAAGGTCGGCGACGGCGGCTCGATGGCACCGGTTACCGAAGCCGATATCTATGTCGTCCGCTCGAAGAAGTTTCCGTTTCTGGCAGGCGCCAGGGGCGAATACGGCTGCCCGGGCAAGGGGCCGATGAAGCTCGAAGCCCCGTCCCCTGCGGAACCGCCCGCCGAAGAGCGGTCGGAGAACTCCGATGCGGTCAAACTGCCGAACATGGCACGTTGGAGCGGTCCGACCGGACTCCCGCTCGGGCCTCAGCGCTTGCTGGCAAGCCTGGATGAAGTACCGGTTCCTCTGCGCCAGGCCCTGTTCAAATATGCCTATCAGGAATGCGATCTGGCGGCTCCGAGCGCCTGGAACGGCGCCAGCTATGTGATCAACAGCAATTACCTTCTCTGGGAATTGCCCTGCTTCACCGGGGCGTATCAGGGCTCGAGCGCATTCGGCGTGACGCAAAATCCCCCTGGCGACTGGGCGAACGTCCTGGTGCTGCCCACGCTTCCGGGAAACCTCGCCGATGAGAGCTACGGCGTGATGAATGCGCAGGTGTTCAACGAAAAAGGCCTGATCACGGCAACCGAATTCGGCCGCGGGCTCGGAGATTGTGGCGTCTACAAAGTGTTCCGCCTGACCGACGGTCCGGGCGAGGAGATCGAACTCGAACTCCTCGAATACCGCGAGAAGATCGACTGCAACGGGACGGCTAATTTGCCCGAGATCTGGCCCCTGGTTTTCCGGTCGTATTAG
- a CDS encoding VTT domain-containing protein encodes MTDILGQIVAFIGDNPSLAGLICFTVAMGEALFIIGLVVPSTVVLVGAGTLIGLGKLDGVSIFIWTVLGATAGDALSYWFGHFYKDKVRKLWPLSRYSSLMDRGEEFFRAHGGKSIFIGRFVPGVKSVVPGIAGMVGMNATRFTIINVTSAIVWSAAHLGPGILAGTALEAIGQISSRLAFVIGGLCVILFLAVMMGRWLILIILPLFPGAHSAIVNWFAKRPGRASQWIAATFDPDHPRSIGMLVSALLLLITMPAFFFFIGEVAPGEPMVRADVAILNLFSSMRTPIGDTIMVFFTSLGDGIVVTVVTVTAALYLFFKRAWRRATGFLIAIGSTAIFVPLFKALLERSRPMALYSGADSFSFPSGHATLNAVLFGICAVLIAHDRNRWIKAAIFTVTAVYVITIGFSRVYLAAHWMSDVLAGFLFGLAMVSAFAFVFGPIHNEKIGRNSLAAIVVGSLTVFGGWHVMTHLDQAIATYEPRNRFQILTQTEWQANGWTQLPKNRIELSGGTKEPLVIQYAGDPSRLAPVLAAHGWSKPPKWSLSTASGFVEGKTPADKLPILPRTQNGRTPALVLIHKDETSDPDGGGRWVLRLWPSRFQILADGSLKRLYVGSILHEAILRPMGEFSGPKTDREAPTVSTNPVRLLPGALIRTWPNGMEVVLCEEPAASPVTPNTTGKPGARSRAN; translated from the coding sequence GTGACAGACATCCTAGGACAGATCGTTGCCTTCATCGGAGACAACCCTTCCCTTGCGGGCCTGATCTGCTTCACCGTGGCCATGGGCGAAGCCCTGTTCATCATCGGCCTAGTGGTTCCGAGCACGGTCGTTCTGGTCGGGGCCGGAACCCTGATCGGTCTCGGCAAGCTCGACGGCGTTTCGATCTTTATCTGGACGGTGCTCGGGGCGACGGCCGGCGATGCCCTTTCCTACTGGTTCGGCCATTTCTACAAGGACAAGGTCCGCAAGCTCTGGCCCTTGTCGCGTTACTCCAGTCTGATGGATCGGGGCGAGGAATTCTTCCGCGCCCATGGCGGCAAGAGCATCTTCATCGGCCGTTTCGTGCCTGGCGTGAAGTCGGTGGTTCCGGGCATTGCCGGCATGGTCGGCATGAACGCCACCCGGTTCACGATCATCAACGTGACCTCCGCCATTGTCTGGAGTGCGGCCCATCTGGGTCCGGGCATTCTGGCCGGCACCGCGCTGGAAGCGATCGGCCAGATCAGCTCGCGGCTGGCCTTCGTCATCGGCGGCCTGTGCGTGATCCTGTTCCTGGCGGTCATGATGGGCCGCTGGCTGATCCTGATCATCCTTCCGCTGTTCCCCGGCGCCCATTCGGCAATCGTCAACTGGTTCGCGAAACGCCCCGGTCGGGCGTCCCAATGGATCGCGGCGACCTTCGACCCCGACCACCCGCGCTCCATCGGCATGCTGGTGTCCGCGCTCCTGCTGCTGATCACCATGCCGGCGTTCTTCTTCTTTATCGGCGAGGTGGCGCCGGGCGAACCGATGGTCCGGGCCGATGTGGCGATCCTGAACCTGTTTTCGTCGATGCGGACCCCGATCGGCGACACGATCATGGTGTTCTTCACCTCGCTCGGCGACGGCATCGTGGTGACCGTGGTTACGGTCACGGCCGCGCTCTACCTGTTTTTCAAGCGGGCGTGGCGCCGGGCCACGGGCTTTCTGATCGCCATCGGCAGCACGGCGATCTTCGTACCGCTGTTCAAGGCGCTCTTGGAACGCTCCCGTCCGATGGCACTTTATTCGGGCGCGGACTCCTTCAGCTTTCCGAGCGGCCACGCGACCCTGAACGCGGTCCTTTTCGGCATCTGTGCCGTTCTGATCGCCCATGATCGCAATCGCTGGATCAAGGCCGCCATTTTCACGGTCACCGCCGTCTACGTGATCACCATCGGGTTTTCGCGCGTCTATCTCGCCGCCCACTGGATGTCGGACGTGCTGGCAGGCTTCCTGTTCGGCCTGGCAATGGTATCGGCCTTCGCCTTCGTCTTCGGCCCGATCCACAACGAGAAGATCGGCCGCAACTCGCTGGCTGCCATCGTCGTCGGCTCTCTCACCGTCTTCGGCGGCTGGCATGTGATGACCCATCTGGATCAGGCGATCGCGACCTACGAGCCGCGCAACCGGTTTCAGATTCTCACCCAGACGGAATGGCAGGCAAACGGCTGGACCCAGTTGCCCAAGAACCGGATCGAACTCAGCGGCGGCACCAAGGAGCCGCTGGTCATCCAGTATGCAGGCGACCCGTCCCGGCTCGCCCCCGTGCTTGCCGCCCATGGCTGGTCGAAGCCGCCGAAGTGGTCCTTAAGCACCGCATCGGGCTTTGTCGAAGGCAAGACGCCTGCTGACAAGCTGCCGATCCTGCCCAGAACGCAAAACGGCCGAACGCCGGCGCTGGTTCTCATCCACAAGGACGAGACTTCGGATCCAGACGGAGGCGGCCGGTGGGTGTTGCGCCTTTGGCCGAGCCGGTTCCAGATCCTCGCGGACGGCAGCCTCAAGCGGCTCTATGTGGGCAGCATCCTGCATGAAGCGATCCTGCGGCCCATGGGCGAATTCTCCGGACCGAAGACGGACCGGGAGGCCCCGACGGTCAGCACCAATCCCGTCCGCCTGTTGCCGGGTGCGCTCATCCGCACGTGGCCGAACGGAATGGAAGTCGTGCTGTGCGAGGAACCGGCGGCGTCGCCGGTCACACCTAATACGACCGGAAAACCAGGGGCCAGATCTCGGGCAAATTAG
- the pap gene encoding polyphosphate:AMP phosphotransferase, producing the protein MFESAQLPQKMNKETFRKLKPQLRSGLLSAQLEMIEKKTFSTLIVVDGLDGAGKGEAVARLYDWMDARHLVCNAYGEPLDDARLHPPLWRYWRGLPAKGETAIVFGSWYQNPVRKRIYGEIDDNEFEKDLARIERFEEMLANEDVLILKFWFILPKKDQERRLKKIDKKNAARHVLSDWAAFKNYDKAVEVGDRIILDTSKGHAPWFVIPSQDPEYRDAALAQTVAREMKRKLADGEPQSMAAPPVVGGLKRNTAVDAIDLSAKLGKSDYEKRLDKYQSRLSDMSDSKAFSDLGMVLVFQGNDAAGKGGAIRRVIKPLDPRIYKVHPISAPTDEEKARPYLWRFWRRLPRRGQIAIFDRSWYERVLVERVEGYAGHEDWLRAYSEINDFEAELTEFGYVVCKFWLAISEEEQLARFKAREETEYKQHKITDDDWRNRLKWEQYEVAAGDMIDRTSTHYAPWTMVSSEDKRHARIEVLKTICNRLEEAL; encoded by the coding sequence ATGTTTGAATCCGCACAGCTGCCCCAGAAAATGAACAAGGAGACGTTTCGAAAGCTGAAGCCGCAGCTTCGCTCCGGACTTCTGTCGGCGCAGCTGGAGATGATCGAAAAGAAGACATTTTCAACCCTGATCGTCGTGGATGGACTGGATGGCGCCGGCAAGGGCGAGGCGGTCGCGCGGCTTTACGACTGGATGGATGCACGCCATCTGGTCTGCAACGCCTATGGCGAACCGCTGGACGATGCGCGCCTGCACCCGCCCTTGTGGCGCTACTGGCGGGGTCTGCCGGCCAAGGGCGAAACCGCGATCGTTTTCGGCAGCTGGTATCAGAACCCGGTCCGCAAGCGCATTTATGGCGAGATCGACGACAATGAATTCGAGAAGGACCTCGCCCGGATCGAGCGGTTCGAGGAAATGCTCGCCAACGAGGATGTCCTGATCCTGAAATTCTGGTTCATTCTACCCAAGAAGGATCAGGAACGGCGTCTGAAGAAGATCGACAAGAAGAATGCGGCGCGCCATGTCCTGTCCGACTGGGCGGCGTTCAAGAACTACGACAAGGCGGTCGAAGTCGGGGACCGGATCATCCTGGACACCAGCAAGGGTCATGCACCCTGGTTCGTCATTCCCTCCCAGGATCCCGAATACCGGGATGCGGCGCTGGCCCAGACCGTGGCACGCGAAATGAAGCGCAAGCTGGCCGATGGCGAACCTCAGAGCATGGCCGCACCGCCGGTCGTTGGCGGATTGAAGCGCAACACCGCCGTTGATGCGATCGACCTGAGCGCGAAACTCGGCAAATCCGACTACGAAAAGCGTCTGGACAAATATCAGTCCCGCCTGTCCGACATGTCGGACAGCAAGGCATTCTCGGACTTGGGCATGGTGCTCGTCTTCCAGGGAAACGATGCCGCCGGAAAGGGTGGAGCGATCCGCAGGGTGATCAAACCGCTCGATCCGCGCATTTACAAGGTCCACCCCATTTCGGCGCCGACGGACGAGGAAAAGGCGCGGCCCTATCTGTGGCGGTTCTGGCGGCGCCTGCCGCGCCGCGGACAGATCGCGATTTTCGACCGGTCCTGGTACGAGCGCGTCCTGGTGGAGCGTGTGGAAGGCTATGCCGGTCACGAGGATTGGCTGCGCGCCTACAGCGAAATCAACGATTTCGAGGCGGAACTGACCGAATTCGGCTACGTTGTCTGCAAGTTCTGGCTCGCCATCAGCGAGGAGGAGCAGCTCGCCCGGTTCAAGGCGCGCGAGGAAACGGAATACAAGCAGCACAAGATCACGGACGATGACTGGCGCAACCGGCTGAAGTGGGAGCAGTACGAGGTGGCCGCGGGCGACATGATCGACCGTACGTCGACTCACTATGCGCCCTGGACCATGGTGTCCTCGGAAGACAAGCGTCACGCGCGCATCGAGGTTCTGAAAACCATCTGCAACCGGCTTGAAGAGGCGCTTTGA
- a CDS encoding aminotransferase class V-fold PLP-dependent enzyme encodes MTLRNGKEFLMIPGPTNVPDEVLRAMHRPAVDIYEGPLLETTDICLKGLKTLFRTEHQTYIYAANGHGAWDAALTNTLSRGDKVLVLESGRFAIGWGAAGGIAGLDTEVLAGDWKKAVDPAAVEARLKQDTAGEIKAVLVVQVDTASGAWNDIKAIRKAMDAANHGALLMVDTIASLGCMPFEMDAWGVDVALTGSQKGLMTPPGLSFVAAGPKAMKAHETADLRTNYMDWTFRNGPEHYQKYCGTPPEHMLFGFRAALGLIEEEGLENVWRRHALLAEATRRAVTVWAEGGALEFNISAPENRSDSVTVVRLNGHDPAGLRSFTKDVCGVTIGGTIGALSGQGIRIAHMGHCNGVMTLGTLSAIELGLAKLGLPHKPGGVQAAIGYLQDAL; translated from the coding sequence ATGACTCTGCGAAACGGCAAGGAATTCCTTATGATTCCGGGTCCGACCAATGTGCCGGACGAAGTCCTGCGTGCCATGCACCGGCCTGCCGTGGATATTTATGAAGGCCCGCTGCTGGAGACGACGGATATCTGTCTCAAAGGCCTGAAGACGCTTTTTCGCACCGAGCACCAGACCTACATCTATGCTGCGAACGGTCATGGCGCCTGGGATGCGGCACTTACGAACACCCTGAGCCGCGGCGACAAGGTCCTCGTTCTGGAATCCGGCCGCTTTGCAATTGGCTGGGGTGCCGCCGGCGGGATTGCCGGTCTCGACACGGAAGTGCTCGCCGGCGACTGGAAAAAAGCCGTCGACCCGGCCGCCGTCGAAGCGCGTCTGAAGCAGGACACGGCAGGCGAGATCAAAGCCGTCCTGGTGGTTCAGGTCGACACGGCGTCGGGCGCCTGGAACGACATCAAGGCCATCCGCAAGGCCATGGATGCCGCCAACCATGGCGCCCTGCTGATGGTCGATACGATCGCATCGCTCGGCTGCATGCCGTTCGAAATGGACGCCTGGGGGGTGGATGTCGCCTTGACCGGATCGCAGAAAGGCCTGATGACCCCGCCGGGGCTTTCCTTTGTCGCAGCCGGTCCGAAAGCAATGAAGGCGCACGAAACCGCGGACCTGCGCACCAATTACATGGACTGGACGTTCCGCAACGGTCCCGAGCATTACCAGAAATACTGTGGCACGCCGCCGGAACACATGCTTTTCGGCTTCCGCGCAGCGCTGGGGCTGATCGAGGAAGAAGGTCTCGAAAACGTCTGGCGGCGACACGCATTGCTGGCGGAAGCCACCCGCCGGGCGGTAACCGTCTGGGCGGAAGGCGGCGCGCTGGAGTTCAATATCAGCGCCCCGGAAAACAGATCCGACAGTGTCACTGTCGTCCGGCTGAACGGCCATGATCCGGCCGGCCTGCGCAGCTTCACCAAGGATGTCTGCGGCGTGACCATCGGTGGAACCATCGGCGCGCTAAGCGGACAGGGCATCCGGATCGCACACATGGGCCACTGCAACGGGGTTATGACGCTCGGCACCCTGTCGGCGATTGAGCTCGGTCTGGCAAAGCTCGGCCTCCCGCACAAGCCGGGCGGCGTTCAGGCGGCGATCGGCTATCTGCAGGACGCGCTTTGA
- a CDS encoding LysR family transcriptional regulator, translating into MQPPLDWSLLQSFAAVAATGSLTAAARKLGNSQPTLSRHVSTLELQTETRLFERTPGGLELTEAGVELYDYALRMAEAAEDLRLATEGRSQTLTGTVRLTASEIMATYVLPELLTALRREEPEIDIELVASDRTENLLQREADIAVRMYRPTQADVITRKITDLTSGAFATPGYLNARGVPETIEDLRSHDVIGYDRSDLIIKGFDAAGLKVGRGFFPFRSDNQVVCWQMAVAGYGIGFVLKAVGLSEPAVVPILENADIPKLPIWLTAHRELKVSRRVRRVYDFLADRLERLETDPAK; encoded by the coding sequence ATGCAACCACCTCTCGACTGGAGCTTATTGCAATCCTTTGCTGCCGTCGCGGCCACAGGCTCCCTGACCGCCGCAGCGCGGAAACTGGGCAACAGCCAGCCGACGCTCAGCCGGCATGTCTCGACCCTGGAACTGCAGACCGAAACCAGGCTGTTCGAACGGACGCCCGGCGGGCTGGAGCTGACGGAGGCCGGTGTCGAGCTTTATGATTATGCCCTCAGGATGGCGGAAGCCGCAGAGGATCTGCGGCTGGCGACTGAAGGCCGGTCTCAGACACTCACCGGAACCGTCCGGCTGACCGCCAGCGAGATCATGGCGACCTACGTCCTGCCCGAACTCCTGACCGCCCTGCGCCGCGAGGAACCGGAAATCGATATCGAACTCGTCGCCTCCGACCGCACGGAGAACCTGCTGCAGCGGGAAGCGGATATCGCCGTGCGCATGTACCGGCCGACCCAGGCGGATGTGATTACACGCAAGATCACCGACCTGACCTCCGGAGCCTTCGCGACCCCCGGCTACCTCAACGCCCGGGGCGTGCCCGAAACGATTGAAGACCTGCGCTCCCATGACGTTATCGGCTACGATCGAAGCGATCTCATCATCAAAGGCTTCGACGCCGCCGGGCTGAAGGTCGGGCGCGGGTTTTTCCCGTTCCGCTCGGACAATCAGGTGGTCTGCTGGCAAATGGCCGTGGCAGGATACGGCATCGGCTTCGTGCTGAAGGCCGTCGGATTGTCCGAACCGGCCGTGGTCCCGATCCTGGAGAACGCGGACATCCCGAAACTGCCGATCTGGCTGACCGCCCATCGGGAACTGAAGGTCAGCCGGCGGGTGCGCCGGGTCTACGATTTCCTGGCCGACCGCCTGGAACGACTGGAAACAGATCCGGCAAAATAA
- a CDS encoding NAD-dependent epimerase/dehydratase family protein, translating into MEKKVVVLGATGRFGRAAMTAFREAGWTVRGFSRSIPEPRPAEAHEWLTGDAHDRESVIRAADGCDVFVNALNPPYPLWKRDLSVFTRNVIAAAWRSGATVMLPGNVYNYGAGMPPVLSEETPHRPTTHKGHFREEMERSYAGCGIRTILLRAGDFIDGRKTGNWLEDYILADLPKGKIMYPGPLDRVHAWAYLPDMAAAMVGLAEKRDQFADFEEFGFPGFALTGRELIAAAEQAVGRSLKVKGVPWPLVRVAGLFSPLMREVAEMAYLWKVPHRIDGRKLASVLPDLRLTPFGEVMTAVAENLTGGHAPENNQQLKIAGNGALASDLS; encoded by the coding sequence ATGGAGAAAAAAGTCGTCGTTCTGGGGGCAACCGGTCGCTTCGGCCGGGCGGCGATGACAGCGTTCAGGGAGGCGGGATGGACGGTCCGCGGCTTTTCCCGGTCGATCCCCGAACCGCGCCCGGCAGAGGCACACGAGTGGCTGACCGGCGACGCACATGACCGGGAGAGCGTCATCAGGGCCGCAGACGGCTGTGACGTGTTCGTCAACGCGCTCAATCCGCCCTATCCGTTATGGAAGCGCGACCTTTCGGTGTTCACAAGGAACGTGATCGCCGCGGCCTGGCGGTCGGGCGCGACGGTGATGTTGCCTGGAAACGTCTATAATTACGGCGCGGGCATGCCACCCGTCCTGAGCGAGGAAACGCCTCACAGGCCGACGACCCACAAGGGACATTTTCGCGAAGAGATGGAACGGAGCTACGCCGGTTGTGGCATCCGCACCATTCTGCTTCGGGCTGGCGATTTCATCGACGGACGAAAGACCGGCAACTGGCTGGAAGACTATATTCTTGCGGATTTGCCGAAGGGAAAGATCATGTATCCCGGCCCGCTCGACCGGGTTCATGCCTGGGCCTATCTGCCGGATATGGCCGCTGCCATGGTGGGGCTGGCCGAAAAACGTGACCAGTTTGCCGATTTCGAGGAATTCGGCTTCCCGGGCTTTGCCCTGACAGGCCGCGAGCTGATCGCGGCGGCCGAACAGGCTGTGGGCCGGAGCCTGAAGGTCAAGGGCGTGCCGTGGCCGTTGGTGCGGGTCGCGGGACTTTTCAGCCCGCTCATGCGCGAGGTCGCGGAGATGGCCTATCTGTGGAAGGTGCCGCACCGGATCGACGGCAGAAAATTGGCCTCGGTCCTGCCGGACTTGCGGCTGACGCCATTCGGCGAGGTCATGACCGCTGTTGCGGAAAATCTCACCGGGGGGCACGCACCGGAAAATAATCAACAGCTTAAAATCGCGGGTAATGGAGCATTGGCGTCCGATTTGTCATAA
- a CDS encoding N-formylglutamate amidohydrolase — protein MILVDKGESPLILCLPHSGTQIPPAIENRMNATGRLQTDISWRLETILEVPSDLDATLLRSTASRYVIDVDQPPELQQDPETDPLNALCPVTTLDNKRIYQLDEEPGPTETEQRALLFYYPFHDALRREVERLKKIHDTVVLIDCRSVRSKIKGYIDRELAVINLGTAEQTACHPDLARTFAATFQGVDGITVAVDDVFRGGYITRTYGLPDIGVHAMTLVIAQRAYLRHESPPFEPDRTESARLKTLLAQALGRVSEWAEGFEPDPAEQIFDEDAEVS, from the coding sequence ATGATTCTGGTCGATAAAGGCGAAAGTCCTTTGATCCTCTGCCTGCCGCACAGCGGGACGCAGATTCCTCCCGCAATTGAAAACCGGATGAACGCTACGGGTCGGCTGCAGACTGATATTTCCTGGCGGCTGGAAACGATTCTCGAGGTGCCTTCGGACCTGGACGCGACCTTGCTGCGGTCCACCGCCTCGCGTTACGTGATCGACGTGGACCAGCCTCCCGAGTTGCAACAGGATCCCGAGACCGATCCGTTGAATGCGCTGTGTCCGGTGACCACCCTCGACAACAAACGGATCTACCAGCTCGACGAGGAACCGGGCCCCACCGAGACGGAGCAACGCGCGCTCCTGTTCTACTACCCGTTTCACGACGCCCTTCGGCGAGAAGTGGAACGGCTGAAAAAGATCCACGATACGGTGGTCCTGATCGACTGCCGATCGGTTCGCTCAAAGATCAAGGGCTATATCGACCGGGAACTCGCGGTGATCAATCTGGGCACGGCGGAGCAGACGGCCTGCCATCCCGATCTGGCCCGGACATTCGCCGCCACGTTCCAGGGCGTGGACGGAATAACCGTGGCCGTCGATGACGTCTTCCGGGGCGGCTATATCACCCGGACCTACGGTCTGCCCGATATCGGGGTTCATGCGATGACGCTGGTCATCGCGCAAAGGGCTTACCTGCGCCATGAATCGCCGCCTTTCGAGCCGGATCGGACCGAGTCCGCCCGCCTGAAGACGCTTCTTGCCCAGGCGTTGGGCAGGGTCAGCGAATGGGCGGAGGGATTTGAGCCGGATCCGGCAGAGCAGATTTTCGACGAAGACGCGGAAGTTTCCTGA
- a CDS encoding FAD-dependent oxidoreductase — protein sequence MAQSTADVAIIGGAVMGSSIACQLAGRDDFSGRIVVIEADPSYQICASARSAASIRQQFSSAINIEISLFGIQYLREIDDRLAVNGDRPAIDLNEGGYLFLATPDKQDILTENHALQTRLGADIAWFDTDGLKAKFPWLNVDDLAAGCHGLSGEGWFDGYGLMQAFRKKARSLGVDYIAAKAEDLTREGSGWRIDLSTGDSLSVATVVNAAGASGGAEICRQAGLDIPIHSRKRCVFTFECRDVLPRFPLLIDPNGTYVRPEGTGYICGSAPDAANDPDCDDFDVDYALFEEHIWPTLAARVPAFEAIRPGAAWAGSYDMNLFDHNAFVGAVPDLDGFYLALGFSGHGLQQSPAVGRGMAELIACGRYETLDLTPLSIERFGQNRPLIERNVV from the coding sequence ATGGCTCAATCGACTGCAGACGTCGCGATCATCGGCGGAGCCGTGATGGGCTCTTCCATCGCCTGCCAGCTTGCCGGCCGGGATGATTTTTCCGGCCGGATCGTTGTGATCGAGGCCGATCCGTCCTACCAGATTTGTGCCTCGGCACGCTCCGCTGCTTCGATCCGGCAACAGTTCTCCAGCGCCATCAACATCGAAATCTCCCTGTTCGGCATTCAGTACCTACGCGAGATCGACGACCGGCTCGCGGTCAACGGTGACAGGCCGGCGATCGATCTCAACGAAGGCGGCTATCTCTTTCTCGCCACGCCGGACAAGCAAGACATTCTGACCGAAAACCATGCCCTGCAGACCCGTCTCGGCGCCGATATCGCCTGGTTCGACACGGATGGGCTGAAGGCGAAGTTTCCCTGGCTTAACGTCGACGACCTTGCCGCCGGCTGCCACGGTCTTTCCGGCGAAGGCTGGTTCGACGGCTACGGCCTGATGCAGGCCTTTCGCAAGAAGGCCCGCTCACTCGGCGTCGACTACATTGCCGCGAAGGCGGAAGACCTGACCCGCGAAGGCTCCGGCTGGCGGATCGACCTGTCGACCGGCGACAGCCTGTCGGTGGCAACGGTCGTCAATGCGGCCGGCGCATCAGGCGGGGCGGAGATCTGCCGCCAGGCCGGGCTCGACATCCCGATCCACAGCCGGAAACGCTGCGTCTTCACCTTCGAATGTCGCGATGTCCTTCCCCGGTTTCCGCTGCTGATCGATCCGAACGGCACCTATGTGCGGCCGGAAGGCACCGGCTATATCTGCGGCTCCGCGCCCGACGCGGCCAACGATCCGGACTGCGATGATTTCGACGTCGATTACGCCCTGTTCGAGGAGCATATCTGGCCGACGCTGGCCGCCCGCGTCCCGGCCTTCGAGGCGATCAGGCCGGGGGCCGCCTGGGCGGGCTCCTATGACATGAACCTGTTCGACCACAACGCCTTCGTCGGCGCCGTTCCGGACCTGGACGGGTTTTATCTCGCGCTCGGATTTTCCGGTCACGGCCTGCAGCAATCGCCCGCGGTGGGCCGTGGGATGGCCGAACTGATTGCCTGCGGCCGCTATGAAACGCTCGACCTCACACCGCTGTCCATCGAGCGGTTCGGTCAGAACAGGCCCCTGATCGAGCGCAACGTCGTCTGA